The following are encoded in a window of Pseudomonadota bacterium genomic DNA:
- a CDS encoding glycosyltransferase family 39 protein, producing MSKTSSTAKRQETPFFSITAGNLLLLGAGLILVWGFQTMPLAGVNEGRRALTVVEMLRQHNWLIPTMNGHVYIDKPPLLYWLMALSAGICGTTAEWALRLPSVLAASGTCALLFASLRRYLGRDLAIAAVLVLATSIPFSQHAHLAEIEMLLTFFCVAANLFFLDYCHGRGRRYLHLSYLCLGLAFLTKGPVALVFFLPPGLVFILVEKSGRARRGLLSLSGWLTVLIVGGGWYLLIWFSTAGPLLRQVIEIDLFGKSIGGLPDSKPFYNYFINLIGIFAPWTLLPVIRWKRARRLLAEPTTIFFTLQALVPLIIMSLFASKHNKYILPLLPALAVCLAVFLLDFLQQLEPRYPERLKKYFLRGAGGLLAAHLLFFAVVEPRIYVHRSSAFAPLLAAIHAVADRAPLYCANELKFLQLAYYLGRPIPEMKESDVPQALAAGKPFLLLAESSAWPLLPDQGLRVLFEKTPFRNRKRAVRLLTNAGPEHFAAPAHKTTAASTLVCALGAELNENSGLQYTADGLWTFNDSGGRPELYRVDPGNGRIRQTLKITDAQNHDWEDISADEDYIYISDLGNNHNNRHDLKIYRIAKADIPLSGNGQLLAQPISISYEIRHLDLINRRLKNHNSEALACVGKELVLFSKNQGFTSIYRIPKSPGFHRAVNPFHLKLDGVISGADYNPDNGTLALIGRTDTPFICLLPHFNPDSPPDPCPRIITLPDLKGAQAEGITWQDDRTLLISTEKCNGFLGVYRVELPDRGLEAAGSAPRPS from the coding sequence ATGAGCAAAACCAGCAGCACCGCCAAGCGGCAAGAGACCCCTTTTTTTTCCATCACCGCCGGTAATCTCCTGCTTTTGGGAGCCGGCCTGATTCTGGTCTGGGGTTTCCAGACCATGCCTCTGGCCGGAGTCAATGAAGGGCGCCGGGCCCTGACCGTGGTCGAGATGCTGCGTCAGCACAACTGGCTGATTCCGACCATGAACGGTCATGTCTATATCGATAAGCCCCCGCTGCTCTACTGGCTGATGGCCCTGTCCGCCGGCATCTGCGGCACTACTGCCGAATGGGCTCTGCGCCTACCCTCGGTCTTGGCTGCGTCAGGCACCTGTGCCCTGTTGTTTGCTTCTCTCCGACGCTATCTCGGCCGCGATCTCGCCATCGCCGCGGTTCTTGTTCTGGCCACCTCGATACCATTCAGCCAGCACGCCCATCTCGCTGAGATCGAGATGCTGCTGACCTTTTTCTGCGTCGCCGCCAACCTTTTTTTTCTCGATTACTGCCATGGTCGCGGCCGCCGCTACCTGCACCTCAGCTACCTCTGCCTGGGACTGGCTTTTCTGACCAAGGGTCCGGTCGCCCTGGTTTTTTTCCTCCCACCAGGGCTGGTTTTTATTCTCGTCGAGAAAAGCGGCCGCGCCCGCCGCGGCCTGCTCTCGCTTTCCGGCTGGCTGACGGTGCTGATCGTCGGTGGCGGCTGGTACCTGCTGATCTGGTTTTCCACGGCCGGGCCGCTGCTGCGCCAGGTCATCGAAATTGACCTTTTCGGTAAAAGTATCGGCGGCCTGCCCGACAGCAAACCTTTTTACAATTACTTCATCAATCTGATCGGCATCTTCGCCCCCTGGACCCTGCTGCCGGTCATCCGCTGGAAAAGAGCCCGACGGCTGCTGGCTGAGCCCACCACTATCTTCTTCACCCTGCAGGCCCTGGTGCCACTGATCATCATGTCGCTGTTCGCCAGCAAACACAACAAATACATTCTCCCCCTGCTGCCGGCCCTGGCCGTCTGTCTGGCGGTTTTTCTGCTGGACTTTCTTCAGCAGCTCGAACCGCGCTATCCGGAGCGGCTAAAAAAATATTTCCTGCGGGGCGCCGGCGGCCTGCTGGCGGCTCACCTGCTTTTTTTCGCGGTCGTCGAACCCCGGATTTACGTCCACCGCAGTTCCGCTTTCGCCCCGCTGCTGGCCGCAATCCACGCGGTTGCAGACCGGGCGCCGCTGTATTGCGCCAATGAACTGAAATTTTTGCAGCTGGCCTACTACCTGGGCCGACCAATCCCGGAAATGAAAGAGAGCGACGTGCCTCAGGCCCTGGCCGCGGGCAAGCCTTTTCTGTTGCTGGCCGAAAGCAGCGCCTGGCCACTATTGCCGGATCAGGGTCTGCGCGTTCTTTTCGAAAAAACCCCCTTTCGCAACCGGAAGCGGGCGGTCAGGCTGCTGACCAATGCCGGCCCCGAACACTTTGCCGCCCCGGCCCATAAAACCACGGCCGCCAGTACCCTGGTCTGCGCCCTGGGCGCTGAACTTAACGAGAATTCCGGCCTCCAGTATACTGCCGACGGGCTCTGGACCTTTAACGACAGCGGCGGCCGCCCCGAACTCTACCGCGTCGACCCCGGCAACGGCCGGATTCGCCAGACTCTGAAAATCACTGACGCCCAAAATCACGACTGGGAAGATATCAGTGCAGACGAGGACTACATTTATATCTCTGACCTGGGCAATAACCACAACAACCGCCACGACCTCAAAATCTACCGGATTGCCAAAGCCGATATCCCCCTGAGCGGCAACGGCCAGCTGCTGGCGCAACCGATCAGTATCAGTTACGAGATCAGGCACCTCGACCTGATCAACCGCCGCCTGAAAAATCACAACAGCGAGGCTTTAGCCTGCGTCGGCAAGGAGCTGGTGCTTTTCAGCAAGAACCAGGGGTTCACCAGCATCTACCGCATTCCCAAAAGTCCCGGTTTTCACCGGGCCGTGAATCCTTTTCATTTAAAGCTGGACGGGGTTATCAGCGGCGCCGATTACAATCCCGACAATGGCACCCTGGCCCTGATCGGCCGCACCGACACCCCCTTTATCTGCCTGCTGCCGCACTTTAATCCCGACAGCCCTCCGGACCCCTGTCCCCGGATCATCACCCTGCCGGACCTCAAGGGGGCCCAGGCCGAAGGCATCACCTGGCAGGATGACCGGACCCTGCTGATCTCCACTGAAAAATGCAACGGTTTTCTCGGGGTTTACCGGGTGGAGCTGCCGGATCGTGGCCTCGAGGCGGCGGGATCCGCCCCGCGCCCAAGCTGA